The proteins below are encoded in one region of Methanosarcina barkeri 3:
- a CDS encoding MM0924 family protein: MMQSFIVEHYLNKDVDVYCGGPDVFKGNVEACADNVLTLNSEGKLTHIAIDKIIALWGQ, from the coding sequence TTATAGTAGAACACTATCTCAACAAGGATGTGGATGTTTACTGCGGTGGACCTGATGTTTTCAAGGGAAATGTAGAAGCCTGTGCCGATAATGTTCTGACGCTCAATAGTGAAGGAAAACTCACCCATATAGCTATTGACAAAATAATAGCTCTCTGGGGCCAATAA
- a CDS encoding MM0924 family protein yields MQPFIVEHLLGEVVDVYCGGPDVFNGKVEACADNVLTLEHNEKYTHIAIDKIIAIWRT; encoded by the coding sequence ATGCAGCCTTTTATAGTAGAACATCTTCTAGGCGAAGTCGTAGATGTTTACTGCGGGGGTCCTGATGTATTTAACGGAAAAGTGGAAGCCTGCGCAGACAATGTGCTCACTCTCGAGCATAATGAAAAGTACACGCACATAGCAATTGACAAGATAATAGCTATTTGGCGTACTTAA
- the speB gene encoding agmatinase translates to MFLPNSFIDALADYESARYVIFGVPFDNTSSYRAGSRWAPDAMRQASANFESYNPTFDIDLVDLPIYDAGNLETSALVDETLQSLYEATKDLLNDGKFPIMLGGEHSLTFAMVKACAEIAGEDFGVLVLDAHFDLREEYRGFKHNHACVSRNILNEVTKNLVSIGIRSGPEEEWVFARENNLKYYTADDVESTGMVEVLKEALEWLDCSQIYLSLDMDAIDPAYAPGLGTPEPFGLSARDVRTAIRTLAPFSMAFDVVEIAPEYDSGQTAMLGAKLMRELIASHAKSCRKA, encoded by the coding sequence ATGTTTTTACCCAATTCCTTTATAGATGCTCTTGCAGACTATGAATCTGCACGTTATGTTATCTTCGGTGTGCCTTTTGATAATACCTCTTCTTACAGAGCAGGTAGCCGTTGGGCTCCTGACGCTATGCGCCAGGCCTCCGCAAATTTTGAGAGTTACAACCCGACTTTCGATATAGATCTTGTCGATCTTCCAATTTATGATGCTGGGAATCTGGAAACTTCCGCTTTGGTTGACGAAACACTTCAGAGCTTGTACGAAGCTACAAAAGACCTCCTGAATGATGGTAAGTTTCCAATTATGCTTGGTGGAGAGCATTCTCTGACCTTTGCTATGGTTAAGGCCTGCGCTGAAATCGCAGGAGAAGATTTCGGGGTTCTTGTCCTGGACGCTCACTTTGACCTGAGGGAAGAATACAGGGGCTTTAAGCATAATCATGCCTGTGTGTCCCGAAACATTCTCAATGAGGTTACTAAAAATCTTGTTTCCATAGGTATAAGAAGTGGCCCGGAAGAAGAATGGGTTTTTGCCAGGGAAAATAACCTGAAGTATTACACAGCTGATGATGTGGAATCCACAGGCATGGTAGAGGTCCTTAAAGAAGCCCTTGAGTGGCTTGACTGCAGCCAGATCTATCTTTCCCTCGATATGGATGCAATAGACCCGGCTTATGCTCCTGGTCTCGGCACGCCTGAACCCTTTGGCCTGAGTGCGCGAGATGTAAGGACTGCAATAAGGACACTCGCTCCTTTCTCAATGGCTTTTGATGTCGTAGAAATTGCCCCTGAATACGATTCCGGGCAAACCGCCATGCTTGGGGCAAAATTGATGAGAGAACTTATTGCTTCCCATGCAAAGAGTTGCAGGAAAGCATAA
- a CDS encoding translation initiation factor IF-5A: protein MKQQVEVKELKEGKYVIIDDEACVIKSITKSKPGKHGAAKARVEAIGLFDGQKRSFIGSVATKVYVPIVERKTAQVISITGDIAQLMDMGDFSTFEIVIPDEYKDKVKEGEEISYITALSKVKLDIRT, encoded by the coding sequence ATGAAACAGCAGGTAGAAGTAAAGGAACTCAAAGAAGGGAAATACGTAATTATCGATGACGAAGCATGTGTCATAAAGAGTATTACCAAATCCAAGCCGGGAAAACACGGGGCTGCAAAGGCAAGAGTAGAGGCTATCGGACTTTTTGACGGCCAGAAGCGCTCCTTCATAGGCTCAGTTGCAACCAAAGTATACGTCCCCATTGTGGAACGAAAGACTGCACAGGTAATCTCGATTACCGGCGACATTGCCCAGCTTATGGATATGGGAGACTTCTCAACCTTTGAGATCGTAATTCCTGATGAATACAAGGATAAGGTCAAAGAGGGCGAAGAGATTTCTTACATTACAGCTCTTAGCAAGGTCAAGCTCGATATACGAACATAA